The nucleotide window ATCCAGCGGATATAAAGGGACGACTGGATGAAATGAAGGATTAAACCTATATATGGCATCCCGCCTCACCATGTGAGGCTGAAATAATGGAGGTATTTCTGGTGACTCTCTCAGAGATACCGAAAGGGAGGTGAGGAAAGGTGAATATAGCGAAAAATCGGTTCATCATAGTGTTTCTACTGGTAGCAGTATATCTCCTTTCCCCTGTGCTTCAGGGTATTGCTGATGCACAGGCAGAAGCAGCAGTGGCAGTTACCCTGCCATCTGGTGAGGTAGTCCAGATGACAGACGCACAGCTTCAGTCATTTATAGCACAGCCCGGCATCACATTCTCTGCAACAACACCAACACTTGCAGCAGGACAGATAGCAGTAGAAATCCCTGCCACATTAGGTGGAGGATTTGTTGTCGGAACGCCCTCTGCCATAGCAGCTGGGTTGAACGCAACAGGCATAGCTATTGGTGCAACAGCGGCTACTGTTGTAGGTGTGAGTACAGCAGCTATAGTAGGGGCAGCCGCGGTGGCAGCTGGAGTGATTGCAGCGATAGCCGAAGCAACAAAGGGAGAGGCGGCAGTAACCCATCACCATTAATGTAGGGCGAGGCGTTGGCTCCTCCTACAGATTAAATCCGGATGAGGCGGGATGTAATTTATTATTAATACGAGATTCTTCGGCTTCGCCGAAGCATCTCTGATTGTTGTTGGACGGCACTGGTTCTTACTATTGTTTTAGTCATCGACAGGTCATATAGACCTGAAGGGCGGTAGCCTGTCTTTGAAAAGATTAAAGGAAATATTTGAAATGATAATACTTTTGGTTCAGTTCATACCAATCTTCCTGCTATTAGTTGTCTTCCTCATCATATTAACATTATTTAAAAGGGGTAATATTCCCGATATCTTTGATATAGAATCAGGGATAGATTAGATGCATACATAATTCCAGGGGGAAGAAGGGCGTATTTGCCTCTGAGGCAGCTGGAGTGACCTGAACGAAGTGCTGGATAGAGATACTATGAAAAATATCATAAGAGGGAATTTTATAGATATAGATAGCAGTGCTTCTATTATATTTGCTGGAGAAAGACTTGTTGCTACAATACGAAAGCACATATATCCCGATTTCAACAAGACACAGGATTGAGAATCCTGGAATCATCCCCCTGCATATAATAGATGTCCAGAACGGAGATTATTTCGGAAATGATAGTTACTGCTTCCTGATTGATAGAGCGCCTACAGTTATGGTCTCTTGAGAACAGAATGTGTTCCGACCCGTCTAAGAATATATGTGTCTCCAGCAATCTGGAATGTCACTCTATATTGAAGGGTAACTCTTGCTTCCAGAATAGATTTGTGCCCCTCGATCTTTTTAGTCTGCAGAGAAGGATGTTTTGGGTTTTCAATAAGCCTTTCAATCTGTCTATCAACCAGTCTCTGGATATTAGAAGGGAGATTTCTATAATCTCTCACAAAAGGCTTGGTAAATATAATCTTCATACCTTAGTCTTCTTGAGAGTCTTAATTGCTTCAGATGCCTTAGAAAAAGGGCCAAGGGTTTCACCCTTCTTTATAGCTTCGTCAGCTTCTTTTTCTTTCTCCTGCCATTCCTTTGTCCAGAACCATTCTTGGTCTTTTGGTATTAATTTCTTAGGGATTAGTATCAGGACATTGTCTTTGACCTGCGTTTCAAGAAAGTCCCCGATATCGAGGTGGAGGGACTCAAAGACCTCTTTTGGTATTGTAATCTGGTGTTTCGGCCCTATCTTTGTAACTGCCATATTTACCTCCTGTAGTTTCTTGTTTTCTTACTTTAAGTATATAAGAAATTAAGAAACAATGTCAAGCTATAATGCTCCTGAAAGCATACCAACCTCAGCCTCTCGTAGGGCACTTATTACTGGCATTACTGGTCAGGATGACTCGTATCTGGCTGAACTACTTTTATCAAAGGACTATGAGGTTCATGGACTTATCCGTAAGGCAAGCACCTTTAACACAGGAAGGATAGACCATATTTATGTTGATACACATGAACTTGGTGCAAGACTCTTATCATAGTTAAAGGAGGATTTAAATAATAATATGTTGTCAAAACCCTTTATTTATAAGGCTTTTTCAAGCCTTGCAAGGGACTCATTTTAGCAGAAGGAGGAAATTTTAAATGAGTAAAAAGGCTTTAGTTTGTGGTGCTGGTGGATTTATAGGAAGTCATCTGGTAAAAGTAGCCTTTTCCTTTTTTAAATCTTCCATAAGCTATGAACAATGAGCTATTGTGCTTGACAGCTTTCACGCTTGTCAGCCTGTATGTTTGTTCAAATGACAAGATTAAACAGCCTGTTGAAAAACTCTTCTAAAAATACTTCGTAAAATACTTCACATTGACATTCCAAAGTGCTAGACTATTGCAACTTTGGATTTAAGGAGGTGCAATTGTTACGAGAAAAATAAAGAGTTGAACCAATGTTTTATTACGTAAGAATGGAGGATATAGTTCCTGAAAATCATTTGCTAAGACTTGTTGACAGGCATATTGATTTCAATTTTATAAGGGACAAAGTAAGACATTTGTACAGCCCTACAGGGCGACCATCAATTGATCCAGAGATACTGCTGAGGATGCTTCTTATAGGGTATCTCTATGGGATAACCTCAGAGCGTCGTTTATGCGAAGAAGTCAAGATGCATGTAGGATACAGATGGTTTGTAGGATTAAACCTTGAAGACAAAGTCCCTGACCACTCGACATTTTCAAAGAATCGTCATGAGAGGTTTTCAGAGAGCAACATATTTCAGGAGATATTTGATGAGATAGTGACGCAATGCATATCCAGAGGACTATTAACAGGGAAACATCTGACAGTAGACAGCACGTATGTACAGGCTAATGCATCATTTAAAAGTCTTGAGCCAATAGTAGTAACAATGAACTCTAAAGAATATATAGAGAAGATCGAGGAAGAAAACCCTGTAGAAAATAAGCCTTGGGAGCCGGGTGAGGATTATCCGCATGTTGGGGAAAAAATCAGCAATGATACACACAGGTCTAAGACAAACCCCGATACAAAACTATCAAGGAAATCATTCAAGACAACCACAGGCCTTTATTCAGCGACATATTTGATAGAATTGAAGAAAATAGAGATAGATAATTGAAAATACCTTTTGTTGACCTCCGAAAACAATATGACTTGATTAAGGACGAGATTGACAATGCAATCCAGAACGTCATTAAGGACTCGGCTTTTATTGGTGGGAAATATGTAAAAACTTTTGAGCAGAATTATGCAAATTATATTGGGGTTAAACATTGTATAGGGGTAGGTAACGGGACAGACGCCCTTTTTATCGCTTTGTGGGGTTTGGGCATTCATGAAGGAGACGAAGTAATCACGGCTGCGAATTCCTTTATAGCTACTTCAGAGGCAATTACAATGACAGGAGCCAAAGTGGTGTTTGTAGATTGTGATAAAGAAACCTACAATATTGATGTCAAGAAGATTGAGAGAGCTATTACAAATAGAACAAAGGCAATTATACCTATTCATCTTTATGGGCAACCTGCTGATATAGATCAGATTATTGAATTTGCTCAAAAATCCAATATATATATAATAGAAGATGCTGCTCAAGCACATGGGGCCCAGTATAAAGGCCGAAATGTTGGAATACTTGCAGATTGTGCTTGTTTCAGTTTTTTCCCCGCAAAAAATCTTGGTGCTTATGGAGATGCAGGAACAATAGTAACCAATAATGACGAACTTGCCACTAAAGTCAGAATGTATGCGAACCATGGCAGAATAGAAAAATATAACCATGAAATTGAAGGCGTAAACAGTCGTCTTGACGGCTTACAGGCCGCAATTCTTGATGTCAAATTAAAATATCTTGAAAAGTGGAATAAGAGAAGAAGGACAATTGCAAAAATGTATGATGAAGGATTAAAAGGTGTTGTTGAAACACCGAAGGTCCTGCCGTATGTGAAACATGTTTATCATCTTTATGTGATACGAGTAAAGAACAGAGACAAAGTAAGAGAATTCTTGGCAAATAAGGGAATTTCAACAGGTATTCACTATCCGATTCCTTTACCTCGCCTGAAAGCATACAATTATTTAGGACACAAACCAATAGATTTTCCGGTTGCCTATTCACTAAAGGATGAGATTTTGAGTCTTCCTATTCATGGGGACATGTCAGATGAACAAGTTGATTATGTAATAGAGCAGGTAATAAATGTAGTAAATAAGGAGAGTGTAAAACGATATGGCACAGGAAAAGATAAGGTTTGCCCTAATCGGTTGTGGGGCAATAGCCAATAAACATGTGATAGCCATTAATAGACTTGACAATGCAGAAGTGGTTGGTGCTTATGATATTAATGCACGAACTGTCAAAACCTTTAGTGAAAAGTATTCAATTTCTGCGTTTACCAATGTTTCAGAAATGATAGAGAAAGAGAATCCACACATTTTTAATATATTAACTCCATCCGGAAACCATGCTGAAAACATATTGGAATTAATTCGTTTCAGGAGGCATTTTGTTGTTGAAAAACCATTAGCATTGAGGTTAGACCAGATTGATAGATTGCTGGAAGAATGTGATAAAAAAGGATTGAAAATATTTGTGGTTCAGCAGAATCGCTTTAATCCACCAATTCAAAAACTTAAGGAGGCTTTGGATAAAGGCCGGTTTGGGAAACTTGTGATGGGAACGGTTAGGGTTAGATGGAGCAGGAGTCAGGACTACTATGACCAGAAACCCTGGCGAGGCACATGGGCTTTAGATGGTGGTGTTTTAACAAATCAGGCAAGCCATCATATAGACATACTGATATGGATGATGGGAGAAGTGGAGAGTGTAATAGCTAAAACTGCTACAAGGTTAGTTAATATAGAAACTGAAGATACCGCAGCCGCTGTTTTAAAGTTTAGAAATGGTGCATTGGGTATAATTGAGGCGACAACCGCAACAAGGCCTAGGGACCTAGAAGGTTCTATGAGCATACTCGGAGAGAAGGGAACTGTTGAGGTTGGTGGCTTCTTTATGAACGAGCTTAAAACCTGGAATTTTGCTGAACCTGATGAGATGGATAATAATATTTGGGAGAAGTTTGCAAAAGTTCCCGATCAAATAGCTTGGAATCACACCGAATTTTTTAAAGATGTGATAAATAGTTTAAAAAATGATAGTAAGGGATTAGTTGATGGATTGGAAGGTCGAAGGTCCGTTGAATTGATAAGTGCCATTTATGAATCAGCAGAGACAGGGAAAGAGGTTTTCTTAAGATTCACACCGAGGAAATGTCGCCTTGGAGTAATCAATGATAAGTAAAGAGGCGATAATTTATCCTAATGTGAAACTGGGCAAAAACTGCATTATAGAGGATTTCGTAATAATTGGAATACCTCCTATTGGCAATGATACACATGAAGTTAAAACAGTAGTAGGTGACAATGCTATAATTAGATCACACACTGTAATATACGCGGGTAATAGGATAGGAAATAACTTTCAAACTGGTAATAAGGCAAACATTAGAGAGCAAAATGAAATAGGTGATAATGTGAGCATAGGAACCTTATCGGTAATTGAACACCACGTAAAGATGGGGAATGGTGTAAGGATTCACACGCAGGCTTTTATTCCAGAATATACTATCCTTGAGGAAGAGTGTTGGATAGGACCAAATGTTGTAATTACTAATGCCAAATATCCCAAATCTCCTAATGTAAAACAAGAATTGAAGAGTGCACATATCAAAAAATATGCAATAATCGGAGCAAACAGCACATTACTTCCATGTGTAGTTATCGGAGAATATGCCATTGTCGGAGCTGGAAGCGTAATAACTAAGGACGTACCGCCTAATGCTGTGGTAGTAGGTAATCCTGGAAAGATTATTAATTATAGAGATAAACTCCCTTATTAATTAATTGTCTATATTCAATTTTGTAATGCATGTTGCCTACAGTAACTTTACAATATGCAAAGGATAATTAAACCGAGTTCTTTTATTAAAGATATGACTTTTACGTCAATAACATTTATTACAACGGTAGTTTCACTTATTGTCGTGACACGCTTCTTAGCAGAAGGTTTAGGTCCTGAGATGTTTGGTGCCTACTCGCTGGCAAGGAATATTTTATCAACTACAATTTCGTTCTCTACTCTTGCTATGGGCGTGGCAATACCGAGGTATGTGGCTCTTACAAAAGATTACCATATTAAAATCAGCTATCTCCTAAGTGGGCTGATTTTAATTTCCACATCATGCCTTATACTCTTAACCTTAGGTCTGATATTCAATGATAAATTGACAGTTCTAATTTTTAATGATAGGGCTTATTCTTCTTTATTTACTGCAAGTATGGTTATGGTCATTGGGTACTCATTATACAGTGTCTTATACGGTTTTTACCGTGGGCTTGGGAAAATGAGCAAAGCTAACCTATGGCAGTTGACGATAATGGCAGTCAGTCCTGCAGTCATTGCATTCGCTTTTCATAAATCCGGTAAAGTTGACCTAATAATTTTCCTTATGGGACTGGTATCTTTTACTACAGTAATTCCTTTGATTTCTTATGGCTATAAGGCTCTTTTAATAAGGAGGAATTCCCTCAAAATATGGAGTCATTTAAAAGAGCTTTCTCAATATAGTTTTCCAAGAATCCCCGGAGGCATAGCCTTAGCCAGTATTATGACCATTGGCCCTTTTCTTGCCTCTCACTTTATATCGCTTAAGGACGCAGGATATGTCATAGTGGGGCAGTGTGTTTTCAGAATCGTGGAGGGGGGAGTAGGGGTCTTTGGAATAGTTACCCTTCCAAAGGTAGCTCAGCTATTCGCGGAAGGCAGGAACGAATTCCTAAGTGATAGGGCAAATGATATTCTCTCTTTTATTTTCCATCTGGGTTTATTTGCAACCCTCCACCTTATTCTCTGGACGGACCGGATTATTTTTATATGGCTTGGTGAACAATATATAGACGCCATTCTTCCGACAAGGGTATTTCTTATCGTGCTCGTCCCCTACCTTATCTATGCAATGTTCTGTTCGGTAATAGATGCTATTGAAAAGAGGGCAGTGAATGCCTATCACATCTATATATCGTTTATAACAACACTATGCATTTCCCTAATTTTAGTTAAAACAGGATTTGGGATATTGGGTTTAGCTATAGGAGTGGCAGGAGGTTATTTAATGCTCGGTTCGCTTACTGTTATTTACCTTTTTAAAGTTTATCGGTTTCGGTATAAGACACTGGAGGTCTTCAGATGTTTGTTGCTGAATGCATTCTTTATTATTGCTGCATTAATCGCAAAGAAATGGTTTGAGATTACCTACCACGGTATGCAAATTGTAAAAATTGCAATTATCATGGAAGTGTGCTTTTTATTGATATACTGTTTTCTTCTGTGGAAAATGAACGTGGGGTGGATGGTTGAGTTGAAAAATAGGATTGTCAGTGTTGGCTCTGGTGAATCCTAAACCTGACTGAATCTGAGATAAATAGTGTAAATATGAGACTTGTAATAGGTGAGCCTGCAAATATTGATGGCAAGATGGTTGAGCACGGCATTACGAATTTCCCTCATTTGGGAATTTTGTATATTTTCAGTTATCTCCGCAAGAATATGAGCAATCTGAATATGTTTTATCTGCGGGGTAATATCGGCATACAGGAGTATCTTAAAAAGCTGGAAGAAATGAAACCGGATGTTTATGGCATTTCTTTTGCAACATTAATGTCGCCTTTTGCATATCAGACTATAAATGCCGTTAGAGACAGATTCCCTCATATCCCAATTATATGCGGATGGTCGCATCCCACAGCGGCTTACGAGGAGGTATTAACAGATTCCAAAGCAGACATTTGCGTAATCGGCGAAGGTGAGCAGACCACATTGGAATTAGTAGAATATTTTCAGTCCGGCAAAAGAACGTTGTCTAAAATTAATGGTATTGCATATAAAAAAAACGGTTCTATAAAATTAACCCTTCCCCGTCAGCACATTAAAGACCTTGGGTCCCTTCCAATACCTGCATGGGATATGGTTGATTTTAAAGATTATGTAGGACTTGCGATAGCTAAAGGTTTTCCTAATACAGCAATGATTTTCAGCAGGGGCTGCCCGTTTAATTGTGTGTACTGCTCTAACCCTGTCTGGAGGTCATCAAAACCTTGGTTAAGACTTCGTCCGCCAGAGCAAATACAAGAAGAGATAACATTACTTTATAACAGAGGGATTAGGGAGATATGGATAAGAGCAGACGAGTTTAATTCTGATTTGAGATGGACATTGGAAGTATGCAAGGCAATCAAAGATTTAAATTATAAAGATTTACATTTTGAATGTAATTTAAGGGCGGATAAGGTTACTGAAGAGTTAGCAAAGGCATTAAGGGATATAAATGTGTGGATGATTAATTTAGGCATTGAAACTTTTAACCAAAGGGTACTGGATGGAATTAAAAAGCATGTAACGGTTCAACAGATAATTGACAGTTGTAAGATGCTGAAAAAGTACGGGATAAATATCTATGCGTGGTTAATGTGTTACCAGATATGGGAAGAAGATGATAGGCTTTGCTGGGAGACGCCGGAAGAAGTAGACAACACCTTAAAAATGGCAAGAAAGATGCATAAAGATGGGTTAATAGATATGATGTCATGGCAGATTGCTACCCCGCTTCCTGGCTCCGAGATGTTTAATATTGCAAAAAAATATAATCTGATTAGGAAACCATACAAATACGATGTCTGGGAACCGAGTATTTCTATGCATGGAATTTCAATAAAACAATTAATGAAGCACCGCATGCTGGGAATGGTGCTTCAGAGCTATATGGCGTGGAAATCTGGGGTTATAACTTTAAACTCTCCAATGTTATTCAGAAGGGCATGGAAAAAAATAAAATATATAAGCAGCTCTTTCATAAAAAGCAGATTTTCTTTTATAAGAGATTAATATGCCGGTTCGCTTTTTATATCTTAAAAACCAATAGCACATTTTAAAAACAGAAGTATCTCCGGGGGGGATTATGCATATTTATATGGTAAGCGGATTAGCTGAGATAGAGATTGCCGGCAACCAATCAATGAAAAATACCATTAAGCATTTATCAGAATTCGGTCATAAAATCTCTGTCTTTTCTTTTCTGCCCCAAAATTATGCGACCCTGCAAAATCCTAAAAAAATTTTTAATTCGGGTGTGGAATTCCACAGGCTGCCGGCGGGGTTATCGTATATCCTTTACGCCGGGAAAAACATCAAGGACACAATCGGCAGGTGGGGAAGAAATGGAGAGGGCAGATCGGCTCAAAGAGAAGAATATAATTTTTTGGGGCGGGTGTTCTATATAATACTATTATTTTTATTTTACCTTCCTTTTGAGTTTGCGAGAGTTTCATACTACTTTTATAAAAAGAAACCAGATATTTTTTACGGTTTAAATTATCAAGGCGCTTTAGTTGCAAGTTTGTTAGCCAGAATTTACAGGAAACCAGTCGTTACAAGATTTTATGGGGCATCGGATATTAAAGAAAGAGAACTGCTGACGCTGAAAAATAGGTTTTTATGCCTGGACATAATATGCGGCATGAAAAGTTATAGCAATGCGGTCATCATGACAAATGATGGAACGCGGGGGGATAAGAAACTCAAATTAATGGGTATTGATGAAAGTAAAATTCATTTTTGGATGAATGGATTAGACATAGACGATCTTGTATTGCCTGCAGGCTGGGAGCCGGATAAATTTAAGGAGGGACGGGGGCTGAAAGGGAAAAAAATAATTATAATGATTTCCAGATTATCAAAATGGAAAAAAGTAGACAGGGGGATTAATTGTGTTCATAAATTAATCAAGGCATTTAAAATGAATGATGTGGCACTTATTATTATAGGTGAGGGACCGGAAATGGAGAGTTTAAAGAAACTGACAGAAAGGCTGGGGATTAAAAATGAGGTAAGATTTATTGGAGGGGTGCCGCACCGGGAAGTATACAAGTATTTCACAATATCGAATATTTTTATGACCCTTTATGATATTAGCAACTTGGGCAACCAGTTATTAGAGGCTATGTATTTTGGCTTGCCCATTGTAACTCTGGATGACGGGAGCACAGAAGATTTGCTGAAAAACAACTATAATTCGCTGCTTGTAAAAACCGACGATATTGAAAGTGAACTGCCGCTAAATGTTAAAAAGCTTCTGGACAATGAGTTGTGGAGCAGGGAAATAGGCCGGAATGCAAAAAAAACATTTGAGGAAAAAGTAATCTCATGGAAAGAAAGAATGAGATTAGAAGACGCACTTATTAGAAAAGTTGCTGACTCACAATAATATGGGGATTATCGCAGGAAAATTTAGAAGACTTGCGCAGCTGATCCGGTACAGCAGGACCAGAGGGCCGTTAAAGGTCGCTAGGATTATAAAAAAGTCTTTTTACTGTAAAGTCAGCGGTTATCCAAACTCTCTTATGATAGAGGCAGCGAGTAAATGTAATCTTTCATGTGCTATGTGCTGGGCGTATAAAGCATATGAACGGCGCAGAAATAATTTTCTCAGCTACACAGAATATAAAAAAATAATAGATGATATAGAATTCTTTTGTTCAAAAATCTTCTTTAGTTTTTGCGGCGAGCCGCTGTTAAATAAAGATATTTATAAAATGATAGAGTATGCCAATCAAAAGAATATACTTGTTGGTCTGTCCACAAATGCAATGCTTTTAACAGAGGAGAATGCAATAAAATTATTAGAGGCTAAACCTGCCGAAGTAATTATTTCTTTGGATGCAACTAATAAGGACATTTATGAAGCAATGAGGATAGGAGGGGACTTTGACACGGCATTGCAGAGGGCTAAGTTTCTAGCAGAGGAGAAAAAAAGGAGAAAACAGAATACGCCTGAAGTTATTTTACAGATGGTTGTGACAAAAAAGAATGAATCTGAAATAGATGAATTTATTAAACTGAGTGAAGCTATCTCGGCAGATGGTGTTTGCATCAAGTCCATGTTTATTGACCATCACGGCGATGAATCTTACAGGAGAAAATTAATTGATGAGTATCTACCCGTGACACATGATATCTGCCGCTATACTAAATGCGAAGATGGTAGCGTGATTCTTAAAAAGACCGGCTTGTGTCCTAATATCAATTCGCCTGTAATAGCCAGCGACGGGAATGTTCACATATGCTGTTTTGATATCCTTGGGGAGTACAAGCAGGGTAACGCAATAGAGGAAAACTTTTGTGACATATGGCACAGAAACGACTATGTCCAGTTCAGGAACAACATTATGCTTAATAGAAAATTGCCGCTGTGTCAGGTGTGTGTTTATTCTGATGTGCCTGAAGTGAATATCTGTTGCAAATGAAAGAGCGGGGACGCTTAACTACTGACAGTATAGAAACGTGATAAGTTGTATTTTATCATTGCCTATTTTGCCTTTTTATGGTCTTAGGAAATACAAAGAGTTCGCGATCTTTTTGTTGATTTTAGCTGTATCAATAGGGCCAAGGATACACGTGGGAACATTGCAGTACGGGAAGTTGTTTGATTTAAGATACGAAGATTTTTTAATAGTACTGCTGATAATCTCGTGGCTTTTATATTCGGCGTTTAAACCGCAAAAGCTTTATTTATCTCCGTTGTGGAAGCCTGTGCTGGTCTATTTATCGGTAGCATTCATTTCAACTTTTATTGGTCTTTGGGCCGGATGGATTGAACTGGTAAGGGCCTTCTTTTTTTACTTTAAAGAAGTGGAATACTTTTTCTTCTTCATCATAACAATCAATTTTATTAAAGATTACAAAGGATTAAAATATGCAATCGTTGCTTTTTTGACCGGTGGGGTAATAAATGGTGTTTATGTCTTTTATCAGATTGTTTCAGGCAATATCGGTAGAGGGGTGGGTGATCTCAGCGATGTTTACAGACATTACGGGATTGCAACTATAGGGGAAACCTCCTCTGCTATTGTAGGTAATTATTTTTCAATGATAATAATTCTTTGTGCAATAGTCTTTATCTTTATATCAGAAAAATCTATTAAATTGATATCTTTTATCTGCATACCGTTGTCTTTTTTAGGATTAATAGGAAGTTTTAATAGAAGTAGTGTTTGGGGAACCATTTTTCTGCTGCCGGTTTGGTTTTATTTCATCTTTTTCTCCAACAAAAAATATAGTAAAAAATATCAATCTATTGCCATACTGATACTTTTAGTTTTAGTGATTCCGCTTCTTTTCGGTATGGTAAAAGAAGATCCGTTTTCAGAGCGTATCTTAAACATAAACA belongs to Nitrospirota bacterium and includes:
- a CDS encoding radical SAM protein, with protein sequence MVEHGITNFPHLGILYIFSYLRKNMSNLNMFYLRGNIGIQEYLKKLEEMKPDVYGISFATLMSPFAYQTINAVRDRFPHIPIICGWSHPTAAYEEVLTDSKADICVIGEGEQTTLELVEYFQSGKRTLSKINGIAYKKNGSIKLTLPRQHIKDLGSLPIPAWDMVDFKDYVGLAIAKGFPNTAMIFSRGCPFNCVYCSNPVWRSSKPWLRLRPPEQIQEEITLLYNRGIREIWIRADEFNSDLRWTLEVCKAIKDLNYKDLHFECNLRADKVTEELAKALRDINVWMINLGIETFNQRVLDGIKKHVTVQQIIDSCKMLKKYGINIYAWLMCYQIWEEDDRLCWETPEEVDNTLKMARKMHKDGLIDMMSWQIATPLPGSEMFNIAKKYNLIRKPYKYDVWEPSISMHGISIKQLMKHRMLGMVLQSYMAWKSGVITLNSPMLFRRAWKKIKYISSSFIKSRFSFIRD
- a CDS encoding glycosyltransferase family 4 protein encodes the protein MHIYMVSGLAEIEIAGNQSMKNTIKHLSEFGHKISVFSFLPQNYATLQNPKKIFNSGVEFHRLPAGLSYILYAGKNIKDTIGRWGRNGEGRSAQREEYNFLGRVFYIILLFLFYLPFEFARVSYYFYKKKPDIFYGLNYQGALVASLLARIYRKPVVTRFYGASDIKERELLTLKNRFLCLDIICGMKSYSNAVIMTNDGTRGDKKLKLMGIDESKIHFWMNGLDIDDLVLPAGWEPDKFKEGRGLKGKKIIIMISRLSKWKKVDRGINCVHKLIKAFKMNDVALIIIGEGPEMESLKKLTERLGIKNEVRFIGGVPHREVYKYFTISNIFMTLYDISNLGNQLLEAMYFGLPIVTLDDGSTEDLLKNNYNSLLVKTDDIESELPLNVKKLLDNELWSREIGRNAKKTFEEKVISWKERMRLEDALIRKVADSQ
- a CDS encoding AbrB/MazE/SpoVT family DNA-binding domain-containing protein, with product MAVTKIGPKHQITIPKEVFESLHLDIGDFLETQVKDNVLILIPKKLIPKDQEWFWTKEWQEKEKEADEAIKKGETLGPFSKASEAIKTLKKTKV
- a CDS encoding type II toxin-antitoxin system RelE/ParE family toxin; translation: MKIIFTKPFVRDYRNLPSNIQRLVDRQIERLIENPKHPSLQTKKIEGHKSILEARVTLQYRVTFQIAGDTYILRRVGTHSVLKRP
- a CDS encoding DegT/DnrJ/EryC1/StrS family aminotransferase; the encoded protein is MKIPFVDLRKQYDLIKDEIDNAIQNVIKDSAFIGGKYVKTFEQNYANYIGVKHCIGVGNGTDALFIALWGLGIHEGDEVITAANSFIATSEAITMTGAKVVFVDCDKETYNIDVKKIERAITNRTKAIIPIHLYGQPADIDQIIEFAQKSNIYIIEDAAQAHGAQYKGRNVGILADCACFSFFPAKNLGAYGDAGTIVTNNDELATKVRMYANHGRIEKYNHEIEGVNSRLDGLQAAILDVKLKYLEKWNKRRRTIAKMYDEGLKGVVETPKVLPYVKHVYHLYVIRVKNRDKVREFLANKGISTGIHYPIPLPRLKAYNYLGHKPIDFPVAYSLKDEILSLPIHGDMSDEQVDYVIEQVINVVNKESVKRYGTGKDKVCPNRLWGNSQ
- a CDS encoding radical SAM protein; translated protein: MGIIAGKFRRLAQLIRYSRTRGPLKVARIIKKSFYCKVSGYPNSLMIEAASKCNLSCAMCWAYKAYERRRNNFLSYTEYKKIIDDIEFFCSKIFFSFCGEPLLNKDIYKMIEYANQKNILVGLSTNAMLLTEENAIKLLEAKPAEVIISLDATNKDIYEAMRIGGDFDTALQRAKFLAEEKKRRKQNTPEVILQMVVTKKNESEIDEFIKLSEAISADGVCIKSMFIDHHGDESYRRKLIDEYLPVTHDICRYTKCEDGSVILKKTGLCPNINSPVIASDGNVHICCFDILGEYKQGNAIEENFCDIWHRNDYVQFRNNIMLNRKLPLCQVCVYSDVPEVNICCK
- a CDS encoding Gfo/Idh/MocA family oxidoreductase, translating into MAQEKIRFALIGCGAIANKHVIAINRLDNAEVVGAYDINARTVKTFSEKYSISAFTNVSEMIEKENPHIFNILTPSGNHAENILELIRFRRHFVVEKPLALRLDQIDRLLEECDKKGLKIFVVQQNRFNPPIQKLKEALDKGRFGKLVMGTVRVRWSRSQDYYDQKPWRGTWALDGGVLTNQASHHIDILIWMMGEVESVIAKTATRLVNIETEDTAAAVLKFRNGALGIIEATTATRPRDLEGSMSILGEKGTVEVGGFFMNELKTWNFAEPDEMDNNIWEKFAKVPDQIAWNHTEFFKDVINSLKNDSKGLVDGLEGRRSVELISAIYESAETGKEVFLRFTPRKCRLGVINDK
- a CDS encoding lipopolysaccharide biosynthesis protein, with the translated sequence MQRIIKPSSFIKDMTFTSITFITTVVSLIVVTRFLAEGLGPEMFGAYSLARNILSTTISFSTLAMGVAIPRYVALTKDYHIKISYLLSGLILISTSCLILLTLGLIFNDKLTVLIFNDRAYSSLFTASMVMVIGYSLYSVLYGFYRGLGKMSKANLWQLTIMAVSPAVIAFAFHKSGKVDLIIFLMGLVSFTTVIPLISYGYKALLIRRNSLKIWSHLKELSQYSFPRIPGGIALASIMTIGPFLASHFISLKDAGYVIVGQCVFRIVEGGVGVFGIVTLPKVAQLFAEGRNEFLSDRANDILSFIFHLGLFATLHLILWTDRIIFIWLGEQYIDAILPTRVFLIVLVPYLIYAMFCSVIDAIEKRAVNAYHIYISFITTLCISLILVKTGFGILGLAIGVAGGYLMLGSLTVIYLFKVYRFRYKTLEVFRCLLLNAFFIIAALIAKKWFEITYHGMQIVKIAIIMEVCFLLIYCFLLWKMNVGWMVELKNRIVSVGSGES
- a CDS encoding DapH/DapD/GlmU-related protein encodes the protein MISKEAIIYPNVKLGKNCIIEDFVIIGIPPIGNDTHEVKTVVGDNAIIRSHTVIYAGNRIGNNFQTGNKANIREQNEIGDNVSIGTLSVIEHHVKMGNGVRIHTQAFIPEYTILEEECWIGPNVVITNAKYPKSPNVKQELKSAHIKKYAIIGANSTLLPCVVIGEYAIVGAGSVITKDVPPNAVVVGNPGKIINYRDKLPY